A window from Deltaproteobacteria bacterium encodes these proteins:
- a CDS encoding nucleoside phosphorylase, with protein sequence MGSFKSAEIVSTKEGRQYHIGLKPGELAPYVLLCGDPARVRKVADHFDQASDPIVHREYVTVTGKYKGFPLSVMATGMGPDNTEIALVEMNQIVKNPTFLRIGTCGGLQKGMELGDLVISSGAVRLENTSTYFVHEGYPAVAHHEVVLALLEAVQKKGFRYHVGLTATAPGFYGAQSRDVPGFPPRNKELPQQLERMNVINFEMETSTLLILSQLVGVRAGTVCTMLANRHLNQFIDEENLKKAEATCIETGLEAMAILHQMDRKKGNQKYWLPSMGIK encoded by the coding sequence ATGGGGAGCTTCAAATCGGCTGAGATCGTGTCAACCAAAGAGGGAAGACAATACCACATTGGGCTAAAACCGGGTGAACTCGCCCCTTACGTCCTTTTGTGTGGGGATCCCGCCAGGGTTCGTAAAGTGGCCGACCACTTCGATCAAGCGAGTGATCCGATTGTGCACCGTGAGTATGTGACGGTGACCGGAAAATATAAGGGATTCCCCCTTTCCGTCATGGCGACAGGGATGGGACCGGACAATACGGAGATCGCCCTGGTTGAAATGAATCAGATTGTCAAAAATCCAACCTTCCTGCGTATCGGAACCTGTGGCGGATTGCAGAAGGGAATGGAGCTCGGCGATCTCGTGATCTCCAGTGGGGCGGTGCGTCTCGAGAATACTTCCACCTATTTTGTGCATGAGGGATATCCGGCTGTTGCGCATCATGAGGTGGTTTTGGCGTTGCTTGAGGCGGTGCAGAAGAAAGGATTTCGTTATCACGTTGGACTTACAGCCACGGCACCCGGTTTTTACGGGGCCCAGTCTCGGGATGTCCCTGGCTTCCCTCCCAGGAACAAGGAGCTGCCTCAGCAGCTGGAGAGAATGAATGTGATCAATTTTGAGATGGAGACTTCGACGCTGTTGATCCTGTCACAACTCGTCGGGGTCCGGGCTGGAACGGTTTGTACCATGCTGGCCAACCGCCATCTCAATCAGTTTATTGATGAAGAAAATCTGAAAAAGGCGGAAGCCACGTGCATTGAGACGGGACTGGAGGCGATGGCGATCCTTCATCAGATGGATCGAAAAAAGGGGAATCAGAAGTACTGGCTTCCTTCGATGGGAATCAAGTAA
- a CDS encoding NupC/NupG family nucleoside CNT transporter, protein MERFIGIFGIIVLLGIAFLMSNNKFKINLWTVLGGLTLQIVIGFLLLRWETGVYAIEFLTAKITTFLKLSSYGSQFLFGKLADPAYFDHFGFQFAFILLPTIIFFSAFTAFLYHIGVLQRVVQLFAWIMNRLMRTSGAESLSCAANMILSQTEAPLLIRPFLNKMTPSELCAVMVGGFGTIAGSVMAAYIQMGVPGVQIIIASAMAVPASLMIAKIIYPETEVSETANSVKMPKIRMGHNLLDSIAHGISDGLHLALNVAAMLIAFIALIAFLDLLLGFFDRVIDGGWLSGEALVGGEFAGVVPGSLKNLLGTVLAPLTYVMGIPKADIHAVGHLLGLKIASNEFIAYAELAPLIKQGLISEKAGLMATYMLCGFANFSSIGIQIGGLGVLAPERRSDLARLAFRAMLGGAIVSCLTATIAGLLMPG, encoded by the coding sequence ATGGAACGTTTTATAGGGATCTTCGGTATTATCGTTCTGCTCGGCATTGCCTTCCTGATGTCGAACAATAAATTCAAGATCAACTTGTGGACGGTTCTGGGTGGATTAACACTCCAGATTGTCATTGGATTTCTGTTGCTCCGATGGGAGACGGGTGTTTATGCGATTGAGTTTTTAACGGCAAAGATTACTACCTTTTTGAAATTGAGCTCTTATGGGTCCCAGTTTCTATTTGGAAAACTCGCGGATCCAGCCTATTTTGACCATTTCGGATTTCAATTCGCCTTTATTCTGCTTCCGACGATCATCTTCTTTTCGGCATTCACCGCCTTTCTCTACCACATTGGTGTTTTACAGCGGGTCGTTCAACTCTTTGCCTGGATCATGAATCGTCTCATGCGGACCTCCGGTGCCGAATCCCTCTCTTGTGCTGCCAACATGATTTTGTCTCAGACGGAGGCCCCTCTTCTGATCCGTCCCTTTTTGAATAAGATGACCCCCTCCGAGCTTTGTGCCGTGATGGTCGGGGGATTCGGAACGATTGCCGGGAGTGTGATGGCCGCCTATATCCAGATGGGGGTCCCAGGGGTCCAAATCATCATTGCCAGTGCGATGGCGGTTCCTGCCTCACTCATGATTGCCAAAATTATCTACCCTGAAACAGAGGTCTCAGAGACTGCAAATTCGGTCAAAATGCCCAAGATCAGGATGGGACACAATCTGCTGGACTCGATCGCCCATGGGATCAGCGATGGTCTCCATTTGGCCTTGAACGTTGCTGCGATGTTAATTGCCTTTATTGCGTTGATTGCCTTTCTCGATCTTCTCCTGGGATTTTTTGACCGCGTTATTGACGGAGGTTGGCTCAGTGGAGAAGCACTCGTGGGTGGGGAGTTTGCGGGAGTTGTCCCCGGGAGTCTGAAAAATCTTCTTGGGACCGTTCTGGCCCCGCTTACCTATGTGATGGGGATTCCCAAGGCGGATATCCATGCAGTCGGGCATCTTTTGGGGCTCAAAATCGCCTCGAATGAATTTATTGCCTATGCGGAACTTGCTCCGCTGATTAAACAAGGACTGATCTCGGAGAAGGCTGGTCTCATGGCGACCTATATGCTGTGCGGGTTTGCCAATTTTTCTTCTATTGGGATCCAGATTGGTGGTCTGGGAGTCCTGGCACCCGAGCGTCGCTCCGATCTGGCCCGCCTTGCCTTCCGTGCCATGCTGGGTGGTGCGATCGTGAGTTGTTTGACGGCAACGATCGCGGGTCTATTGATGCCCGGTTAG
- a CDS encoding biotin transporter BioY → MSSASIRLSSIRSKVFWNSLLAFGFALTVGIGAQLKVFLPGNPVPMTFQTLFLLIGASYLHRFYSLQMAGWYLLLGVAGFPLFANGSSGLNYLFGPTGGYLLGFILAAGLLGFFKPASGWRQLLLFLFAHSIIFIPGLLWLKVVTGASWPQTLQMGLYPFLIGDLLKSAIAFTVSRFYWKP, encoded by the coding sequence ATGTCCAGTGCGTCGATCCGCCTGTCTTCTATTCGCTCCAAGGTTTTTTGGAACTCCCTGCTCGCCTTTGGCTTTGCCTTGACTGTTGGAATCGGGGCCCAACTGAAGGTCTTTTTACCGGGTAATCCGGTCCCAATGACCTTCCAGACACTTTTTTTGTTAATCGGCGCCTCTTATCTACACCGTTTTTATTCGCTCCAGATGGCGGGATGGTATCTTCTACTAGGGGTTGCCGGTTTCCCACTATTTGCGAATGGGAGTTCCGGCCTAAACTACCTATTCGGACCGACCGGGGGTTATCTTCTTGGATTTATTCTTGCCGCGGGATTGCTCGGATTTTTTAAGCCGGCCTCCGGATGGAGACAGCTTCTCCTTTTTCTCTTCGCCCACTCGATCATCTTCATTCCGGGGCTCCTCTGGTTAAAAGTTGTTACAGGCGCCTCATGGCCTCAAACACTCCAGATGGGACTTTACCCCTTTCTTATAGGGGATCTTTTGAAATCCGCGATCGCCTTTACTGTTTCCAGATTTTATTGGAAGCCCTAA
- a CDS encoding PBP1A family penicillin-binding protein codes for MKKSKLLLILLGLCMVVGPYLFYLDYKIRTKFEARRWNLPSRVYSDAFYLFPGQRISPQRLEAKLKRLSYKRISGAVKGVGEYSRNGSELTLFLHNFAYPAEEFIGFPVRLSFGNESLRSIENLGTDENLKTLRLEPELVASIFDEKMEDRTIISLAEIPEELINAAIAIEDERFYSHHGVDPLAILRAFLTDLLHLKLVQGGSTITQQLVKNYFLTSQKSLNRKINEAFMAVLLEARYSKEEILEAYFNEIYFGQKGPVSVAGVEAASYLYFSKGASQLTLAESALLAGLIRSPGKYSPLINLPQAYDRRNFVLKEMLDQEKITEKEYQSARQEEIHPAPPSKKPLGAPHFVDFLRAQLKETYGDILESEGLKIFTTLDAEAQDEAEKVIQIRLEEYEKSRPPVKKMKEEGRSLEGCLVSVQPQTGYIRAYVGGRDYQTSQFDRVSMAHRQPGSAFKPFIYLTALATKNWNWASLISDRSFTIETPEGPWSPQNYDEEEHGEVSLREALEKSYNIATSRLAMEAGLEEVVTIAKKAGIESPLEPYPSIALGAFEVTPLELVHAYTLFPNNGIRSELIPFLSVVTRDGKVLEKKSFKMNRVVSHDLAYLLNSGMKGVVERGTAASARLLGLRGLAAGKTGTTSDYRDSWFVGYTPELLTLTWVGYDDNSPSGLSGASGGLPVWVDFMRNRPSFARDFLATENVFLLEIDRKTGRRFRPGCTEKFEEVFLLGTEPEEKCR; via the coding sequence ATGAAAAAATCAAAATTGCTTCTTATTTTGCTCGGCCTTTGCATGGTCGTTGGCCCTTATCTGTTTTATCTTGATTACAAAATTCGGACGAAGTTTGAGGCGCGACGCTGGAACCTCCCATCCCGCGTCTATTCGGATGCCTTCTATCTCTTTCCGGGTCAAAGGATCTCACCGCAAAGGTTGGAGGCCAAGCTCAAGAGGCTTTCCTACAAGAGGATCTCCGGGGCAGTGAAGGGGGTCGGTGAGTACTCCCGCAATGGATCGGAGCTCACCCTGTTTTTACACAATTTTGCCTACCCTGCCGAGGAGTTTATTGGATTTCCGGTACGGCTCTCCTTTGGCAATGAAAGCCTGAGGTCGATCGAGAATCTCGGCACGGACGAAAACCTGAAGACGCTCCGCCTGGAACCGGAGCTGGTCGCCTCGATCTTTGACGAAAAAATGGAGGATCGGACGATCATTTCGCTTGCGGAGATTCCGGAAGAGCTCATCAATGCTGCTATTGCGATTGAGGATGAGCGTTTTTACAGCCATCACGGAGTTGACCCGCTCGCTATTTTACGCGCATTTCTGACCGATCTTCTTCATCTGAAACTGGTTCAGGGTGGGAGTACGATCACTCAGCAGCTTGTCAAAAATTACTTTTTGACCTCGCAGAAATCACTGAATCGAAAGATTAATGAGGCGTTCATGGCGGTCCTGCTGGAGGCCCGTTATTCCAAGGAGGAGATCCTTGAGGCGTACTTTAACGAGATCTATTTTGGCCAGAAGGGGCCTGTCTCTGTGGCGGGTGTTGAGGCTGCCTCCTATCTCTACTTTTCAAAAGGGGCGAGTCAATTGACACTGGCGGAATCGGCTCTACTGGCCGGGCTTATCCGATCTCCAGGAAAATATTCCCCGCTCATCAATCTCCCCCAGGCTTATGATCGTCGTAATTTTGTTTTGAAAGAGATGCTGGATCAAGAGAAGATTACGGAGAAGGAGTATCAGAGTGCCCGACAGGAGGAGATTCATCCCGCCCCTCCTTCCAAAAAACCGCTTGGGGCCCCTCACTTTGTCGATTTTTTGAGAGCCCAACTCAAAGAGACCTACGGGGATATCCTTGAATCGGAGGGGTTGAAAATTTTTACGACATTAGATGCCGAGGCCCAGGATGAGGCAGAAAAGGTGATCCAGATCCGTCTTGAGGAATATGAGAAGAGCCGTCCTCCCGTCAAAAAAATGAAGGAGGAAGGGAGGAGTCTTGAGGGATGTCTTGTGTCGGTACAGCCACAAACAGGCTATATTCGGGCTTACGTCGGTGGACGGGATTATCAAACGAGTCAGTTTGATCGTGTCTCGATGGCTCATCGTCAACCGGGCTCTGCCTTCAAGCCTTTCATCTATCTGACGGCACTGGCAACAAAGAATTGGAACTGGGCCTCGTTGATTTCCGATCGATCCTTTACCATTGAGACTCCTGAGGGACCCTGGAGCCCTCAAAATTATGATGAGGAGGAGCATGGGGAGGTCTCTCTCCGAGAGGCTCTGGAGAAGAGCTACAACATTGCTACCTCTCGTCTTGCTATGGAGGCCGGCCTTGAGGAGGTTGTGACGATTGCTAAAAAGGCGGGGATTGAAAGCCCTCTTGAGCCTTATCCCTCGATTGCGCTGGGCGCCTTTGAGGTGACGCCGCTTGAACTGGTCCATGCCTACACCCTCTTTCCGAATAACGGCATTCGCTCGGAATTGATTCCTTTTTTAAGTGTTGTGACGCGTGATGGAAAGGTGCTTGAGAAAAAGAGTTTCAAGATGAATCGGGTCGTCTCCCATGATTTGGCCTATCTGCTGAATAGCGGGATGAAGGGTGTCGTTGAGCGAGGAACTGCGGCCTCGGCCCGTCTCCTCGGGCTTCGGGGACTAGCGGCGGGCAAGACAGGTACGACCTCGGATTATCGTGACAGCTGGTTTGTCGGTTATACGCCGGAACTTCTCACACTGACCTGGGTCGGTTATGATGACAACAGCCCTTCGGGCCTGAGTGGGGCGTCCGGGGGTCTGCCGGTCTGGGTTGACTTCATGAGAAACCGGCCAAGTTTTGCACGTGATTTTCTTGCGACGGAGAACGTCTTCCTGCTAGAGATCGACCGGAAAACCGGAAGGCGTTTCCGGCCTGGTTGCACGGAAAAATTTGAGGAGGTTTTTCTTTTGGGAACGGAGCCCGAGGAGAAATGTCGTTGA
- a CDS encoding tetratricopeptide repeat protein, with product MSLIKISLLFFLGLLLVVGCATGPRRPRGSRLPPVVSASPRSPEREASNVYIETGKNFLEDGHYSRAIDSFQEAINVDPSNGVGFYYMAWIKYKMGEYDQVENYLSRAEDLLGGDKAWKDRLEELRSEISPPSL from the coding sequence ATGTCGTTGATAAAAATATCTCTTCTGTTTTTTTTAGGGCTTCTCCTCGTTGTGGGCTGTGCGACAGGTCCCAGGCGTCCCCGCGGCTCTCGTTTGCCGCCAGTCGTCTCGGCCTCCCCCAGGAGTCCTGAGCGAGAGGCATCGAACGTCTACATTGAAACCGGTAAAAATTTTCTGGAGGATGGCCATTACAGTCGTGCGATCGACAGTTTTCAGGAGGCGATTAATGTGGACCCCTCCAACGGAGTTGGCTTCTACTACATGGCCTGGATCAAATACAAAATGGGGGAATATGATCAGGTCGAAAATTATCTCTCGCGTGCCGAAGATCTCCTCGGGGGAGATAAGGCATGGAAGGATAGATTGGAAGAGCTTCGATCGGAGATCAGTCCCCCCTCCTTGTAA
- a CDS encoding archease, translating into MPRYQVLDHTADIRLRIFARTRRELFQNGVWAVMNTITDARQIQKKQSRQLVVRGETLEELFLRLLKEVLYLFDTRHFLIRSLEVKENRDTLLRGVVWGEPLKGHCLKTEIKAVTYHRLSIKKVRGRWVAEVVIDV; encoded by the coding sequence ATGCCTCGTTATCAGGTTTTAGATCACACAGCGGATATTCGGCTTCGCATCTTTGCGCGGACCAGGCGAGAACTCTTTCAAAATGGTGTTTGGGCCGTGATGAATACGATTACCGATGCGAGGCAGATTCAAAAAAAGCAATCAAGACAACTGGTGGTGAGGGGTGAGACTCTTGAAGAGCTGTTTCTTCGTCTGCTCAAAGAGGTGCTTTATCTTTTTGACACCCGTCACTTTTTAATTCGATCCCTTGAGGTGAAAGAGAACCGTGATACCCTCTTGCGGGGGGTCGTTTGGGGTGAGCCTTTAAAAGGTCATTGTTTAAAAACGGAGATCAAGGCGGTGACGTATCATCGATTGAGCATTAAAAAGGTGAGGGGGAGGTGGGTCGCGGAGGTGGTGATCGATGTTTAG
- a CDS encoding RtcB family protein, with protein MRVDGIIFASEVLMPTIAEEQALQQVINVATLPGIVTASYAMPDIHWGYGFPIGGVAAFDLEEGVVSPGGVGYDINCGVRLLRTDIDKKEVQPRLRQLVEILYRNIPSGVGAHRDDLTLNQKEVREILEKGARWGVERGYGWNEDLERIESQGSILGADPAEVSPRAIERGKNQAGTVGSGNHFVEVEYVDEIYDAQKAGVFGLFKDQIVVHLHSGSRGLGYQVCDDYLELMLKTSQKYGIELVDRQLCCAPLRSPEAKRYLAAMSSAANFAFCNRQVMAHFVRESFEKFFNRSAEDLGMQVVYDIAHNIAKFEEHEVDGKKRRLCVHRKGATRAFPPGHPDLPEIYREVGQPVLIPGDMGRYSFVCAGTETAFRQTFGSSCHGAGRQMSRMKAKKAARGRRIYEELEAKGIIVRSATLDGVLEEIPEAYKDVANVVDVIDGAGLATKVAKLRPIGPHPQRNST; from the coding sequence ATGCGGGTTGACGGGATCATCTTTGCCTCTGAGGTCCTGATGCCGACGATTGCGGAGGAGCAGGCCCTTCAGCAGGTGATCAATGTTGCAACACTCCCCGGGATTGTGACGGCCTCGTATGCGATGCCGGATATCCATTGGGGTTATGGTTTCCCGATTGGTGGGGTTGCTGCCTTTGATCTTGAGGAAGGGGTCGTGAGCCCCGGCGGTGTCGGTTATGATATCAATTGCGGTGTTCGACTCCTTCGAACCGACATCGACAAAAAAGAGGTTCAACCGCGATTAAGGCAGTTGGTTGAGATCCTCTATCGGAATATCCCGTCCGGTGTCGGCGCCCATCGCGACGACCTCACGCTGAATCAAAAAGAGGTGAGGGAGATTCTGGAGAAGGGGGCACGGTGGGGTGTGGAGCGCGGATACGGTTGGAATGAGGATCTGGAGCGGATTGAGTCTCAAGGCTCTATTCTGGGCGCTGATCCAGCGGAAGTCTCTCCCAGGGCGATCGAAAGGGGTAAAAATCAGGCGGGGACGGTCGGGTCAGGGAACCATTTTGTCGAGGTGGAATATGTCGACGAGATCTACGATGCCCAAAAAGCCGGTGTGTTTGGGCTTTTCAAGGATCAGATCGTGGTTCATCTCCACTCAGGGTCACGCGGGTTGGGATATCAGGTTTGCGATGATTATCTGGAATTGATGCTCAAGACGTCGCAGAAGTACGGGATTGAATTGGTTGATCGCCAGCTCTGTTGTGCCCCACTCAGATCACCGGAGGCAAAACGTTACCTCGCCGCGATGTCATCGGCCGCCAATTTTGCCTTTTGTAACCGTCAGGTGATGGCGCACTTTGTTCGAGAGTCCTTTGAGAAATTTTTTAACCGCTCCGCCGAAGATTTGGGGATGCAAGTTGTCTATGATATCGCCCATAACATCGCCAAATTTGAGGAGCATGAGGTCGACGGCAAAAAAAGAAGGTTGTGTGTCCATCGCAAGGGGGCGACGCGGGCGTTTCCACCGGGTCATCCCGATCTCCCTGAAATTTACAGGGAGGTTGGTCAGCCGGTCCTGATTCCGGGGGATATGGGACGTTACTCCTTTGTTTGTGCTGGAACCGAGACCGCCTTTCGTCAAACCTTCGGGAGTTCCTGTCACGGGGCAGGGCGGCAGATGAGTCGCATGAAGGCGAAGAAGGCGGCGCGAGGAAGAAGGATTTATGAAGAGCTCGAGGCGAAAGGGATTATTGTACGTTCGGCAACACTCGATGGTGTTTTAGAGGAGATACCAGAGGCCTATAAGGATGTCGCCAATGTTGTTGACGTTATTGATGGGGCCGGCCTCGCCACAAAGGTAGCGAAGCTCCGGCCGATCGGTCCTCATCCACAACGAAATTCCACCTAA